The Cytobacillus oceanisediminis genomic interval TGAAATTGACAAACAAGGAAGAATAAATATTGCTTCCCCGCTTCTGCAATATGCAAAATTGGAAAAAGAATGTGTAGTGCTGGGCGTTTCCAATCGGATCGAGATATGGGGCAAAAATCTTTGGGAAGATTATTTTGCAGAATCAGAGGAATCTTTTGCTGATATTGCGGAAAACATGATTGGGTTTGATATATAATGGGAATGTTTTAGTAATATAATTTCCCATGATACAAAGATATTTGTTTAGCTCCAGATGCCTATAATGCGTCTCGTGCTTCTCGGATTGGAAAGGTGGATTCATACAACAATGTTTGAACATACAACAGTGCTATTAAAAGAAACAGTAGAAGGCTTAAATATCCATCCTGATGGAGTGTATGTGGATTGTACACTGGGCGGCGCAGGCCACAGTGAATTAATTCTTTCCCAGCTGTCTGAAAAGGGAAAGCTGTACGCATTTGACCAGGATGACACAGCAATTGCTCACGCAAAAGAAAAACTGGCTGAATATGGTGACAGAATTACGATCATCAAAAGTAATTTCAAGTATCTTCAGGAAGAGCTTGCAAACCTTGGTGTTTCAAAAGTAGATGGTGTTTTATATGATCTTGGCGTTTCATCACCTCAATTGGATACACCTGAAAGAGGTTTCAGCTATCATAATGATGCCCCGCTTGATATGAGAATGGATACAGGTGCTGACATTTCCGCTTATGATGTGGTAAACAGCTGGGAATATGGTGAACTTGTGAAAATCTTCTTCAGATATGGAGAAGAGAAATTCTCGAAGCAAATTGCGAGGAAGATTGAAGCAGCCAGGGAAGTTTCCCCGATAGAAACAACAGGCCAGCTGGTTGAACTGATTAAAGAGGCAATACCTGCTCCTGCCAGACGAAAAGGCGGGCATCCCGCCAAACGTGTATTTCAGGCCATCAGAATAGCTGTTAATGATGAACTCGGTGTATTTGAGGACTCTTTGCACCAGGCTATTGACATATTAAATCCCAATGGAAGAATCAGCGTGATTACGTTTCATTCACTGGAGGACCGGATTTGCAAAGCTGCCTTTAAAAAAGCCAGTGAAACACCAAATCTGCCTCCCGGCCTGCCGATTATTCCAGATGAATATAAACCAACCTTAAAGCTTATTAACAGAAAGCCGATTCTGCCTTCAGAAGACGAGCTGGAACACAATAATCGTGCAAGGTCCGCTAAACTGAGAATAGCAGAGAAGCTTTAAGTGAATACGAATACCACAGTAGAGAATAAATAAAAAATTTACAGGAGGGGAATTATGAGCAATTTAGCCCGAAAAATTCAGGAAGAAAAACAATTTGATGTGCAAACCCAGCCCGTCCAGGCTCCCAGGAAATTAAAATCAAAAAAGTCATGGCTTTCCCCCGGGGAAAAAATACTGGGACTTGCTTTCACTGGCATTGTTTGTTTTGGTGCAGTGCAAATGGTTTCAAACCAGGCAGCCATTTACGAAGTGAATAAAGAAATTCAGCAAACAGAGGAAGCAATCCAAACGCAGAATAAAGTGAATACAGATCTGAAAATGCAAGTGAGCGAATTAAGTACATACGAGCGCATTAAAGCAAAAGCTGAGGAAATGGGACTTAAATTCAGCGGAAATAATGTCAAGGTCGTGGAAGATTAATGAAGAAACAGCCAAATATCAATTTTGGAGCAGCGATATTATTTTTAATATTCAGCCTGCTCTTTTTTGTATTAATTTTCCGCTTTGTTTCCATTCAGGTTACAGGTGAAGCAGCGGGACATGCACTTGCAGCAAAAGCTCAGCAAAAATATGAACGTGAAAAGACAATTCAAGCCAAAAGGGGTACTATTTATGACCGCAATGGTGAAGTCATTGCCGAGGATACTATTTCCTACAAGCTTGTAGCAATCCTCGATAAAAGCATGAAGCCGGATTATGTGAAAGACCCTGAAGAAACAGCAGCGGCACTTTCAAAAGCTATTGATCTGGAAGAGTCGGATATATATAGGATCCTAACGAAGAAAACAAAAGATGGGGAAACGCCATTCCAGGTGGAATTTGGTAAAGAGGGGCGCGATCTTCCGTTAAAGACAAAAAGAGAAATTGAAGATATGAAATTACCGGGGATTACATTCATAACTGATTCCAAACGGTTCTACCCAAATGGGGTCTTCGCCTCACATTTAGTCGGATATGTAGAAAAGAAAAAATCGAAGACGAATAAAACCGATACAGTAGGGATGCTGGGCCTTGAACAGAGTTTGAATGATGTGCTCACAGGAAAAGATGGAAAGTTCAGCTATGAAAGCGATATATGGGGCTATCTCCTCCCAAATGGAGATCAAAAAATCCAGCCGGCTCAAAATGGTAAAGATGTGTATTTGACAATCGATAAAAAGATCCAGACTTTCCTCGAAGATTCCATGAATAAAGTAGACGAAGAGTATAAGCCGAAAAAGATGGTTGCTGTAGTCGCGGATGCCAAAACGGGTGAGATTTTGGCAATGGGACAGAGGCCATCCTTTCATCCGAAAACAAAGGAAGGCATTGAAGAGACGTGGCATAATGAAGTGATCGAAAACTCATTTGAGCCCGGCTCCACTATGAAGATCTTTACCTTGGCTGCAGCCATTGAGGAGGGAGAATTTGATCCGAATGAATGGTATAAATCAGGAAGTTATAAAGTAACAGAAAACTCACCTGCTATACGCGACCATAACCAGGGACGGGGCTGGGGCTCCATTACTTATCTTGAAGGCGTTCAGCGTTCGTCGAACGTGGCTTTTGCTAAAATAGTTAAAGAGAAGCTTGGTTATGAAAAATACAGGGAATATATAACAAAGTTTGGATTTGAAAATCCAACTGGAATTGACCTGCCGAATGAAACAGGCGGAAAAATCGCTTACGAGTGGCCGCTTGATAAGGTAACGACCGGATTCGGACAAGGTTCTGCCATTACGCCAATTCAGCAGGTACAGGCAGCTACTGCCATTGCAAATGACGGAAAAATGATGCAGCCTCATGTGATCAGCAGTATTTTTGATGGTGATAAAAATGAAGTCTTAAAAAAAACAAAGCCGGAAGTGAAGGGGAATCCAATCTCAGCAGAAACGGCCAAGAAAACCAGGGATATCCTGGAAACGGTTGTGTCTTCTGAAAACGGAACGGGCTACAAAAGGTATAATATTGAGGGCTACGAGGTTGCCGGAAAAACGGGGACTGCCCAAATCCCTGACCCAAATGGCGGGGGATATTTAACGGGACATGAAAATTTTATCTTCTCCTTTTTAGGCATGGCGCCAAAAGATGATCCTGAACTGATCATCTATGTAGCGGTCCAGCAGCCGGATATTGATCTCAGTACAAACGGTGCTGAGCCGGTTGCCAAGATTTTTACACCGGTTATGAAAAGCAGTCTTCAATATTTAAATATCGAGCCGGCAAAGGAACTAAAGGCAAACTCTGAACAAGCACCTGAAGTGGAAGGGAAAACAGTTCAGGAAGCAAAGGCAGAATTGAAAAAGTCCGGTTTCGAAGCTATTGTACTGGGAAAGGGAAGCAAGGTTGAAAGACAGGTCCCTGGAAATATGTACAATTTGCTGGAAGGAGAACGAGTAATCTTAAAGACGGAAGGCGAGTTAACGGTGCCTGATATGAATGGATGGTCGCTAAGGGACGTTATGAAGGTGGCAAAGCTTGCTGACTTAAAGCTGAATACTGTAGGAAGCGGATATGTGGTGAAGCAAAATCTGAAGGCTGGTTCTGCACTCAGGGAAGGTGACTATTTAATCGTCGAACTTGAGCCGCCTGCAGAGAAATATAATGAGGAAAACCTGGAATCAGAAGAGCAGCAGGAAGAAGAGGAAGCAGTGCTGGATTAAATTAGAACGTACTGCCGGATGAGCGGCAGTGCGTTCTATTCATTTATGTACAAGCATATATTGGAACGAGCCATAATCTAAGGAGGTTCGTCCGTACATGCGTGTTTCAAATGTAACCGTTCGAAAACGGCTGACTGTAGCGTTGTTTGTTGGTATTCTCGTTTTTTTTATTATTGATTTGCGTCTTGGATATGTTCAATTCTTTCTGGGGAATTTGCTTACAGATGGCGCAAAGGAACTATGGAGCAGAGACATCCCTTTTGAACCGGAAAGAGGAGAAATCGTCGACCGCAACGGTGTTCCGCTGGCTACGAATGTCAGTGCCCCAACTGTTTATGTTGTACCCAGGCAAATAAAAGATCCTGCTGATGCTGCAGAGAAATTGGGTGCAGTGCTGAATATGTCAAAAGAAAAAGCTTACCAGCTTATCACAAAAAGAGAATCAAGTGTTAAAATTCCTGAAGGCCGAAAAATTTCCCATGAAAAAGCGAAAGAAATCCGTGCTCTGGAAATTGAAGGCATCTACATTGGAGAAGATTCAAAACGCCATTATCCTTTCGGGAATTATCTCTCGCATGTTTTGGGGTTTTCGGGAATTGATAATCAGGGTCTTATGGGTCTTGAATTATATTATGATGAAGAACTAAAAGGAAAAAAAGGGTCAGTTAAGTTTTATGCGAATGCAAAGGGAGAACGGATGAACGATATGGCGGATGACTACAAGCCGCCGGTTGATGGAATGGATTTAAAGCTCACTATCGATTCAAAGATTCAGACAATCGTAGAAAGGGAACTTGATATTGCCCAGGCTGAATACAACCCTGATGGAATAATAGCAATTGCCATGAATCCGAATAACGGGGAAGTTCTTGCCATGGCCAGCAGGCCCGATTTTGACCCTGCGAATTTCAGGAATGTACCCCCGGAAATTTACAACCGCAACCTGCCAATCTGGAGTACATACGAGCCTGGTTCCACATTCAAAATCATCACTCTGGCAGCTGCGTTAGAAGAAGGCAAAGTAGACTTGGAAAGGGATCATTTCCATGACCCGGGATCTGTTGAAGTTGGCGGTGCCAGACTAAGATGCTGGAAAAAGGGCGGCCATGGCAGCCAGACTTATCTGGAAGTAGTCCAGAATTCCTGTAACCCTGGTTTTGTAGAGCTGGGTGAGCGATTAGGCAAAGAAAAACTGTTTAAATATATCCGTGACTTTGGGTTCGGAGAAAAGACCGGCATCGATCTGCAGGGAGAAGGGAAAGGGATTCTATTTAATCTCGATCGGGTTGGCCCTGTTGAGCAGGCAACTACTGCTTTTGGACAGGGAGTTTCCGTGACCCCAATTCAGCAGGTAGCAGCCATTTCGGCTGCCGTTAATGGCGGAACATTATATACCCCTTATATAGCCAAAGAACTAATTAATCCGGCTACCGGAGAAATACTGATGAAAAAATCACCTGATGCAAAGAGAAAAGTAATCTCAAAGGAAACATCAGATGAAATTCGAAAAGCGCTTGAATCAGTTGTGGCAAAAGGATCAGGAAAAAAGGCATTTGTCGACGGGTACCGTGTAGGCGGTAAAACTGGGACTGCACAAAAAGCGCAAAATGGCCGGTACCTGGAAAATAACCATATAGTATCATTTATAGGATTTGCACCTGCTGATGATCCGCAGCTTGTTGTTTATGTGGCTGTGGATAATCCAAAAGGAACGATTCAATTTGGCGGCGTAGTTGCTGCACCGATTGTAGGGGAGATCATGGGGGACAGCTTGCGGGCCATGGGAGTAAAGCCGCGGAAAAATCAAATTGAAAAAGAGCTGACATGGATGGATTCCCCAATGATAGAAGTTCCTGATATGGTCGGCCTGACAAAGAAGGATCTGGGGGAGCTCTATCTTAACCTGAAAATTGATGCGAGCGGCACAGGAAATACAGTGGTCAAGCAAACGCCTCAGCCTGGCATCAAGCTAAAAGAAGGGTCAACGATCCGGCTGTATTTTGACGACAAATAAGAATAGAACTGAGGGCGGCATCATCCTGCGCCGCCTGAATTTTTTTGTTTGTAAGGAAACCGCAACATACTTTCTGGGTTTGGGTTCTATATATTAAATAGCTAAAAAAGCAATTATCATGTACAATATATATCGCCATCATTTAGAATGTTAGTTTAAGAATTTAAAAATGAATATGACCAGAGGCATTAAAAAAGGATTAGATTGTTCTGTTTAACACGAGAGGATTGGTAGACATGGAATTACATAAATTGCTGCGATTTTTGCAGCCTTATATGACTTATAAAGGGGAAAACCCGGAAATCACAGCGATTGTTAACGATAACCGGAAAGTTACACCTGGAAGTCTGTTTGTTTGTATTGAGGGGTATACGGTGGATGGCCATGACTTTGCAGCTTCTGCTGCTGAAAAAGGTGCAGCAGCTGTCATTGCCCAAAAAGAATTGAATTTGGATATCCCAGTTATAGTGGTAAAGAATACAAAACGGGCCATGGCCGTGCTGGCTGATGCTTTTTATGGACAGCCGAGCAAGCAGCTTCATTTAATTGGCATAACAGGCACTAATGGCAAAACAACAACAAGCCATTTAATAGAGAAAATCCTTGCCGATGCAGGAAGGAAGACGGGCTTAATTGGCACGATGTATACGAAGATTGCCGATGAAACCTTTGAAGTGAAAAATACCACTCCTGAAAGTTTGACTCTGCAAAGTACATTTAGAAAAATGGCAGATGCAGGTGTAGATTCAGCCGTAATGGAAGTGTCTTCGCATGCACTTGATGAAGGGCGCGTTCATGGCTGTGATTTTAATATAGCCGTATTTACAAACCTGACTCAGGATCATCTGGATTATCACAAAACAATGGATGAATACAGGAGAGCAAAAGGGCTGCTTTTTGCCCAGCTCGGAAGCGCCTATAATCATGGAGAGCCGAAGTATGCCATTTTAAATTCAGATGACTCTGCTTCTGCAGAATATGAAAAATCGACGGCTGCTCATGTCATTTCCTATGGGATTGATCAGGAAGCTGACATTCGGGCAATTAATATTCAGATGACTGCTGGCGGTACGGAATTTGACTTAATCTCTCCATTCGGGAAGCATAAGATTTCTCTGAAAATGATAGGCAAGTTTAGCATCTATAATGTTCTTGCCAGTATAGGTGCAGGAATCGCTTCAGGAATATCAATCTCGCAAATCATCAAATCTGCTGAAGAAGTTAAAGGTGTAGCAGGCAGATTTGAAACCGTAGATGCAGGTCAGGATTTTTCTGTGATTGTTGATTATTCACACACTCCGGACAGCCTGAAAAATGCTTTGGAAACGGTAAAGCAATTTGCCCTGAACCGCATTTTTGCCATCGTGGGATGCGGAGGAGACAGAGACAGGTCCAAGCGGCCGCTAATGGCTGAAATTGCATGCCAGTACAGTACAGACCCGATCTTTACTTCTGATAATCCCCGAAGTGAAGACCCGATCCAAATCCTGAGGGATATGGAAGAGGGAGTAAAAGGTGAAAGTTATAAAACAATCGCCGATCGAAAAGAGGCCATTCACTATGCGGTGAAAAATGCCAGTAAAGGAGACGTTATTTTAATAGCTGGCAAGGGTCATGAGACATATCAGCAGGTAGGGAACCAGGTTTTCGACTTTGATGACCGCCTTGTCGCAAAAGAGGCTATAGAGGAGCGATAAAATGTATTTGACGTATCGGGATTTAGCGGAACTGTTTCCGGCCGTAAAAGGGATAAAGGATAATGAGCTGGAATTTCATACGGTCGCTTCGTCCTCTTCCGCCCTGCAGCCAAAAGGAATTTATATTCCTTTTGGAGAGGCCGAAAACCTGAAAGAAGCTATTGAAAAAGGGGCTGTTGCTGCTCTCTGGCATGAGAATGCCAAGACGCCGGCATATACCCCGAATCATTTCCCTATTTTTTATACAAACGACTTAACGAAAGGCTTAAAGGACATCATGAAATTATATATAGAAAAATTAAGCAAATCAGAAGAAAACATGAACACAACTAATTTCCTTATTTCAGGTGAAAAAAGTCTTAAAGAAAACGAAGCAACATATGATATTGCTGTGATGGCTGAAAGATTAGCGGAAGCTGCAGGAAATGACAAGCAGGAAAGGAGGGGATAAGTATGATGGAGCAAGTTATTTTTTTCACAATATTGGCAGGTTTTTTAATTACTGTTTTGCTGTCTCCCATTTTTATTCCCTTCCTGAGAAGATTGAAATTCGGGCAAAGCATCCGTGAAGAAGGCCCAAAATCCCATCAGAAAAAGACGGGTACACCGACAATGGGCGGAGTCATGATTCTTCTTTCAGTCACGGTGACCACGTTGCTTATGACCGGGAAATTTTCAGAACCTACTGTAGAAACATATTTGCTGCTGCTGGTTACACTGGGCTTTGGACTTCTCGGTTTTCTTGATGACTTTATTAAAGTAGTATTAAAGCGCAACTTAGGTCTGACTTCAAAGCAAAAGCTGCTGGGCCAGATTATTATTTCTGTTATTTTTTATTTTGTTTTCAAGCAAAATGATTTTTCAACAGAAGTGCATATTCCGCTGACAGACATTTCGATTGATTTGGGCTGGGGATATGTTTTATTTATTATTTTCTGGCTTGTCGGATTCTCGAATGCTGTCAATCTGACAGATGGACTTGATGGACTTGTCTCTGGGACTGCTGCAATCGCTTTTGGAGCATTTGCGGTATTGGCTTGGAATCAATCCCAATTTGAAGTATCCATTTTTTCTGTAGCTGTTGTGGGAGCGGTATTGGGTTTCCTTGTCTTTAATGCCCATCCTGCAAAGGTGTTCATGGGAGACACAGGATCACTGGCTCTGGGTGGAGCTATTGCGACTATAGCCATCCTGACAAAACTTGAAATCATCCTGATTATTATCGGCGGTGTTTTTGTTATTGAAACTTTATCTGTTATTTTACAGGTGGCATCTTTTAAGACCACTGGGAAACGGATCTTCCGTATGAGCCCGCTCCATCATCATTATGAATTGGTGGGCTGGTCAGAATGGCGGGTTGTCGTTACATTCTGGACCGTTGGCCTATTGTTTGCAATCTTAGGAATCTATATTGAGGTGTGGGTGTAAGTGAAAGAAGTCAATCGCTATCGACATAAAAAAATATTAGTGCTGGGTCTGGCGAAAAGCGGAGTGAGTGCAGCTTCCCTTTTACATAAGCTTGGAGCATTTGTGACTGTTAACGATTATAAGCCTCTTGCTGAAAATCCTGAAGCTCAAGGACTGCTTGAGCAGGGGATTACGGTCATTTGCGGGGGTCATCCAATTGAACTTCTGGAAGAGGGATTTGAGCTGATTGTAAAAAACCCGGGTATTCCTTATCATAATCCAATGATAAAAGGAGCCCTTGAAAAGGGCATACCAGTCATTACAGAAGTGGAGCTTGCCTACCAGGTCTCTGAAGCTCCTTTTATTGCAATTACAGGCACAAATGGAAAAACCACTACAACTACTCTTGTGTTTGACATGCTTCAGGCAGGGAGCAAAATGCCGCTGATAGCAGGAAATATTGGAACAGTAGCTTCAGAGGTCGCCCAGAATGCTGCAGAAGAAAATAATATCGTGATTGAGCTTTCATCGTTTCAGCTGATGGGTATTCAGGATTTCAGGCCGAGAATCGCCATTTTAACAAATTTATATGATGCCCATTTGGATTATCATGGCACAAGAGAAGAGTATCATGCAGCCAAAGCAAATATTACGATGAATCAGACTGAAAAGGATTATTTCATAGTCAATGC includes:
- a CDS encoding penicillin-binding protein, whose amino-acid sequence is MKKQPNINFGAAILFLIFSLLFFVLIFRFVSIQVTGEAAGHALAAKAQQKYEREKTIQAKRGTIYDRNGEVIAEDTISYKLVAILDKSMKPDYVKDPEETAAALSKAIDLEESDIYRILTKKTKDGETPFQVEFGKEGRDLPLKTKREIEDMKLPGITFITDSKRFYPNGVFASHLVGYVEKKKSKTNKTDTVGMLGLEQSLNDVLTGKDGKFSYESDIWGYLLPNGDQKIQPAQNGKDVYLTIDKKIQTFLEDSMNKVDEEYKPKKMVAVVADAKTGEILAMGQRPSFHPKTKEGIEETWHNEVIENSFEPGSTMKIFTLAAAIEEGEFDPNEWYKSGSYKVTENSPAIRDHNQGRGWGSITYLEGVQRSSNVAFAKIVKEKLGYEKYREYITKFGFENPTGIDLPNETGGKIAYEWPLDKVTTGFGQGSAITPIQQVQAATAIANDGKMMQPHVISSIFDGDKNEVLKKTKPEVKGNPISAETAKKTRDILETVVSSENGTGYKRYNIEGYEVAGKTGTAQIPDPNGGGYLTGHENFIFSFLGMAPKDDPELIIYVAVQQPDIDLSTNGAEPVAKIFTPVMKSSLQYLNIEPAKELKANSEQAPEVEGKTVQEAKAELKKSGFEAIVLGKGSKVERQVPGNMYNLLEGERVILKTEGELTVPDMNGWSLRDVMKVAKLADLKLNTVGSGYVVKQNLKAGSALREGDYLIVELEPPAEKYNEENLESEEQQEEEEAVLD
- a CDS encoding UDP-N-acetylmuramoyl-L-alanyl-D-glutamate--2,6-diaminopimelate ligase, giving the protein MELHKLLRFLQPYMTYKGENPEITAIVNDNRKVTPGSLFVCIEGYTVDGHDFAASAAEKGAAAVIAQKELNLDIPVIVVKNTKRAMAVLADAFYGQPSKQLHLIGITGTNGKTTTSHLIEKILADAGRKTGLIGTMYTKIADETFEVKNTTPESLTLQSTFRKMADAGVDSAVMEVSSHALDEGRVHGCDFNIAVFTNLTQDHLDYHKTMDEYRRAKGLLFAQLGSAYNHGEPKYAILNSDDSASAEYEKSTAAHVISYGIDQEADIRAINIQMTAGGTEFDLISPFGKHKISLKMIGKFSIYNVLASIGAGIASGISISQIIKSAEEVKGVAGRFETVDAGQDFSVIVDYSHTPDSLKNALETVKQFALNRIFAIVGCGGDRDRSKRPLMAEIACQYSTDPIFTSDNPRSEDPIQILRDMEEGVKGESYKTIADRKEAIHYAVKNASKGDVILIAGKGHETYQQVGNQVFDFDDRLVAKEAIEER
- the rsmH gene encoding 16S rRNA (cytosine(1402)-N(4))-methyltransferase RsmH; amino-acid sequence: MFEHTTVLLKETVEGLNIHPDGVYVDCTLGGAGHSELILSQLSEKGKLYAFDQDDTAIAHAKEKLAEYGDRITIIKSNFKYLQEELANLGVSKVDGVLYDLGVSSPQLDTPERGFSYHNDAPLDMRMDTGADISAYDVVNSWEYGELVKIFFRYGEEKFSKQIARKIEAAREVSPIETTGQLVELIKEAIPAPARRKGGHPAKRVFQAIRIAVNDELGVFEDSLHQAIDILNPNGRISVITFHSLEDRICKAAFKKASETPNLPPGLPIIPDEYKPTLKLINRKPILPSEDELEHNNRARSAKLRIAEKL
- the ftsL gene encoding cell division protein FtsL, coding for MSNLARKIQEEKQFDVQTQPVQAPRKLKSKKSWLSPGEKILGLAFTGIVCFGAVQMVSNQAAIYEVNKEIQQTEEAIQTQNKVNTDLKMQVSELSTYERIKAKAEEMGLKFSGNNVKVVED
- a CDS encoding stage V sporulation protein D; protein product: MRVSNVTVRKRLTVALFVGILVFFIIDLRLGYVQFFLGNLLTDGAKELWSRDIPFEPERGEIVDRNGVPLATNVSAPTVYVVPRQIKDPADAAEKLGAVLNMSKEKAYQLITKRESSVKIPEGRKISHEKAKEIRALEIEGIYIGEDSKRHYPFGNYLSHVLGFSGIDNQGLMGLELYYDEELKGKKGSVKFYANAKGERMNDMADDYKPPVDGMDLKLTIDSKIQTIVERELDIAQAEYNPDGIIAIAMNPNNGEVLAMASRPDFDPANFRNVPPEIYNRNLPIWSTYEPGSTFKIITLAAALEEGKVDLERDHFHDPGSVEVGGARLRCWKKGGHGSQTYLEVVQNSCNPGFVELGERLGKEKLFKYIRDFGFGEKTGIDLQGEGKGILFNLDRVGPVEQATTAFGQGVSVTPIQQVAAISAAVNGGTLYTPYIAKELINPATGEILMKKSPDAKRKVISKETSDEIRKALESVVAKGSGKKAFVDGYRVGGKTGTAQKAQNGRYLENNHIVSFIGFAPADDPQLVVYVAVDNPKGTIQFGGVVAAPIVGEIMGDSLRAMGVKPRKNQIEKELTWMDSPMIEVPDMVGLTKKDLGELYLNLKIDASGTGNTVVKQTPQPGIKLKEGSTIRLYFDDK
- the mraY gene encoding phospho-N-acetylmuramoyl-pentapeptide-transferase; the encoded protein is MMEQVIFFTILAGFLITVLLSPIFIPFLRRLKFGQSIREEGPKSHQKKTGTPTMGGVMILLSVTVTTLLMTGKFSEPTVETYLLLLVTLGFGLLGFLDDFIKVVLKRNLGLTSKQKLLGQIIISVIFYFVFKQNDFSTEVHIPLTDISIDLGWGYVLFIIFWLVGFSNAVNLTDGLDGLVSGTAAIAFGAFAVLAWNQSQFEVSIFSVAVVGAVLGFLVFNAHPAKVFMGDTGSLALGGAIATIAILTKLEIILIIIGGVFVIETLSVILQVASFKTTGKRIFRMSPLHHHYELVGWSEWRVVVTFWTVGLLFAILGIYIEVWV